A stretch of Allostreptomyces psammosilenae DNA encodes these proteins:
- a CDS encoding TrmH family RNA methyltransferase, translated as MGVGPHPEPWPTDPRYDPELLASGDRRNVVDRYRYWRREAIVADLDTRRHGFHVAVENWQHDFNIGSVVRTANAFLAAQVHIVGRRRWNRRGAMVTDRYQHVRHHPDVAALAAWAEREGLPIVGIDNLPGAVPLERTTLPRRCVLLFGQEGPGLTEEAWRHSERVCSIAQFGSTRSINAGAAAAIAMHTWIRQHADV; from the coding sequence GTGGGCGTCGGCCCGCACCCGGAGCCGTGGCCGACCGATCCCCGCTACGACCCCGAACTGCTGGCCTCCGGGGACCGCCGCAACGTCGTCGACCGGTACCGCTACTGGCGGCGGGAGGCGATCGTCGCCGACCTCGACACCCGGCGGCACGGGTTCCACGTCGCCGTGGAGAACTGGCAGCACGACTTCAACATCGGCTCGGTGGTGCGCACCGCGAACGCCTTCCTGGCGGCCCAGGTGCACATCGTGGGGCGCCGCCGCTGGAACCGTCGCGGGGCGATGGTCACCGACCGCTACCAGCACGTGCGGCACCATCCGGACGTGGCCGCGCTGGCCGCCTGGGCGGAGCGGGAGGGCCTGCCGATCGTCGGCATCGACAACCTGCCGGGCGCCGTGCCGCTGGAGCGGACGACCCTGCCGCGCCGCTGCGTGCTGCTGTTCGGGCAGGAGGGCCCGGGCCTGACCGAGGAGGCGTGGCGGCATTCCGAGCGGGTCTGCTCGATCGCCCAGTTCGGCTCGACCCGGTCGATCAACGCGGGCGCGGCGGCGGCCATTGCCATGCACACCTGGATCCGCCAGCACGCGGACGTCTGA
- a CDS encoding NAD(P)H-binding protein — translation MTVRDEILVTGATGHVGGSVLAQLAGAGVRVRALARDPDRLARRLAGGLADGLGDGAAGSAGVRIVQGDLADADALARAVDGVAAVFLMWPFPTAEAAPAVVEVIREHVGRVVLLSSAAVDDRLAEQDNPIGRVHAEVERPIVDSPLEWTFLRPYAFATNTLQWARQIRAEGVVRWVHGHAAPSMIHERDIAAVAVRALTEEGHAGRKYELTGSAPVTQIEQVRTIGEVIGRPLRWEEIPREAAREQLLGWLGPDYADVVLNGYAWTEANPGPVTTTVEDLTGRPARSFREWAEDHADDFR, via the coding sequence ATGACCGTGCGCGACGAGATTCTGGTGACCGGGGCGACCGGGCACGTCGGCGGCAGCGTCCTGGCGCAGCTGGCCGGCGCGGGGGTGCGGGTCCGCGCCCTGGCGCGTGACCCCGACCGCCTCGCCCGCCGCCTGGCCGGCGGCCTGGCCGACGGCCTTGGCGACGGCGCCGCCGGGTCGGCCGGCGTGCGGATCGTCCAGGGCGACCTCGCCGACGCCGACGCCCTGGCGCGGGCCGTGGACGGCGTGGCCGCCGTCTTCCTGATGTGGCCCTTCCCCACGGCGGAGGCGGCACCGGCCGTGGTGGAGGTGATCCGCGAGCACGTCGGGCGCGTCGTGCTGCTCTCCTCGGCCGCCGTCGACGACCGGCTGGCGGAGCAGGACAACCCGATCGGCCGGGTGCACGCCGAGGTGGAGCGGCCGATCGTCGACTCCCCGCTGGAGTGGACCTTCCTGCGGCCCTACGCCTTCGCCACCAACACCCTGCAGTGGGCGCGGCAGATCCGCGCCGAGGGCGTGGTGCGGTGGGTGCACGGACACGCCGCGCCCTCGATGATCCACGAGCGGGACATCGCCGCCGTGGCCGTGCGGGCGCTGACCGAGGAGGGGCACGCCGGGCGGAAGTACGAACTGACCGGCTCGGCGCCGGTGACCCAGATCGAGCAGGTGCGCACCATCGGAGAGGTGATCGGCCGTCCGCTGCGCTGGGAGGAGATCCCGCGCGAGGCCGCCCGGGAACAACTGCTCGGCTGGCTCGGCCCGGACTACGCGGACGTCGTGCTGAACGGCTACGCCTGGACGGAGGCCAACCCCGGCCCGGTCACCACCACCGTCGAGGACCTCACCGGCCGCCCGGCCCGCTCCTTCCGCGAGTGGGCCGAGGACCACGCGGACGACTTCCGCTGA
- a CDS encoding NAD(P)H-quinone oxidoreductase: MRAVTIKDIPGQERPAADALVLGTAPDPVPAPDEVVVEVAAAGVNRADLLQRQGLYPVPRGGSPIMGLEVSGTIASVGPEVSGWSVGERVCALLTGGGYAERVAVPAGQLLPVPEGLDLVEAAALPETVCTVWSNVFMLAALRPGETLLVHGGASGIGTTAIQLGKAVGATVAVTAGSPEKLQRCGELGADILINYRTEDFPERVREETGGAGADVVLDIIGAKYLERNIEALNFGGRLVVIGMQGGRVAELDLSKLLMKRAVVAATSLRSRPPEEKAAIVAAVREHVWPLIADGRLKPVVSRTFPLAEAAGAHALLERGEAVGKVLLTV, translated from the coding sequence ATGCGAGCTGTCACGATCAAGGACATCCCCGGTCAGGAACGCCCCGCCGCCGACGCCCTGGTGCTCGGCACGGCGCCCGATCCGGTGCCGGCGCCGGACGAGGTGGTCGTCGAGGTGGCCGCGGCCGGGGTGAACCGCGCCGACCTGCTGCAGCGCCAGGGGCTGTACCCGGTGCCGCGCGGCGGGTCGCCGATCATGGGGCTGGAGGTATCCGGAACCATCGCCTCCGTCGGCCCCGAGGTCAGCGGCTGGTCGGTGGGCGAGCGGGTGTGCGCGCTGCTCACTGGCGGTGGCTACGCCGAGCGGGTGGCGGTGCCGGCGGGGCAGCTGCTGCCGGTCCCGGAGGGCCTGGACCTGGTCGAGGCCGCCGCCCTGCCGGAGACCGTCTGCACGGTGTGGTCCAACGTGTTCATGCTGGCGGCGCTGCGCCCCGGGGAGACGCTGCTGGTGCACGGCGGCGCCAGCGGGATCGGCACCACGGCGATCCAGCTGGGCAAGGCGGTCGGCGCCACCGTCGCGGTCACCGCCGGCAGCCCGGAGAAGCTCCAGCGCTGCGGGGAGCTCGGCGCCGACATCCTGATCAACTACCGCACGGAGGACTTCCCGGAGCGGGTGCGGGAGGAGACCGGCGGGGCCGGGGCCGACGTCGTCCTGGACATCATCGGCGCCAAGTACCTGGAGCGGAACATCGAGGCGCTGAACTTCGGCGGCCGGCTGGTGGTGATCGGCATGCAGGGCGGCCGGGTCGCCGAACTGGACCTGTCCAAGCTGCTGATGAAGCGCGCCGTGGTCGCCGCGACCTCGCTGCGCTCGCGCCCCCCGGAGGAGAAGGCGGCGATCGTGGCCGCGGTGCGCGAGCACGTCTGGCCGCTGATCGCCGACGGCCGCCTGAAGCCGGTCGTCTCCCGGACCTTCCCGCTGGCCGAGGCGGCCGGCGCGCACGCCCTGCTGGAGCGCGGCGAGGCCGTCGGCAAGGTGCTGTTGACGGTGTGA
- a CDS encoding NTP transferase domain-containing protein translates to MAGEADWDAVVLAGGAARRLGGVDKPALTVGGTPMLDRVVGAARAAGARRVVVVGPRRPTADPVRWTREDPPLAGPVAALAAGLELADAPRVVLLAADLPELDAAALRLLLAEPCPPGVDAVLFTDADGRDQPLTALYDAPALRRALARTAAARPDGLAGAPLRALTAHLAVRRVPAPGRAVLDCDTWEDLRAARAWRGAGEGRRIGHHGGVLENWTDNAKKALAIEELEVDIPGVLDLAKVAAHGVARPAAPLTTFLVGYALAKAEAEAKAKAADADAGSVEGGAAAVDFAELTRRVERLVEEFGERPGPGERPGPGEGEPR, encoded by the coding sequence ATGGCAGGCGAGGCGGACTGGGACGCGGTGGTGCTGGCCGGTGGGGCGGCGCGCCGGCTCGGCGGGGTGGACAAGCCGGCGCTCACCGTCGGCGGCACCCCCATGCTGGACCGGGTGGTCGGCGCCGCGCGGGCCGCCGGCGCGCGACGCGTGGTCGTCGTCGGGCCGCGCCGCCCCACCGCCGACCCGGTGCGGTGGACCCGGGAGGATCCGCCGCTCGCCGGCCCGGTCGCCGCCCTGGCCGCCGGCCTGGAGCTGGCCGACGCGCCGCGGGTCGTGCTGCTGGCGGCCGACCTCCCCGAACTGGACGCCGCCGCGCTCCGCCTGCTGCTGGCCGAGCCGTGCCCGCCGGGCGTCGACGCCGTGCTCTTCACCGACGCGGACGGCCGCGACCAGCCGCTGACCGCCCTCTACGACGCACCCGCGCTGCGTCGGGCCCTGGCCCGGACGGCGGCGGCCCGCCCCGACGGCCTCGCCGGGGCCCCGCTGCGCGCGCTCACCGCCCACCTCGCGGTGCGCCGTGTCCCCGCGCCCGGCCGCGCCGTCCTCGACTGCGACACCTGGGAGGACCTGCGGGCCGCCCGGGCGTGGCGCGGCGCGGGGGAAGGCCGGCGCATCGGCCACCATGGTGGCGTGTTGGAGAACTGGACCGATAACGCCAAGAAGGCCCTCGCCATCGAGGAACTCGAGGTGGACATCCCGGGGGTGCTGGACCTCGCCAAGGTCGCGGCGCACGGAGTGGCCCGCCCCGCCGCCCCGCTGACCACCTTCCTCGTCGGCTACGCGCTCGCCAAGGCCGAGGCCGAGGCCAAGGCCAAGGCCGCCGACGCCGACGCAGGGTCCGTGGAGGGCGGCGCGGCGGCGGTGGACTTCGCCGAGCTGACCCGGCGCGTGGAGCGGCTGGTCGAGGAGTTCGGTGAGCGCCCCGGCCCCGGCGAGCGCCCCGGCCCCGGCGAGGGCGAGCCGCGGTGA
- a CDS encoding HTTM domain-containing protein → MSADNRPLTARASAAVGRGIGRFMGETLAPYQSAVVRIGVSLTMTLFLIREWPHRNELYGPSSPWGFELAQRTIAGNDAFTLLIWSDSQLWFELVYHLALVASVLMLLGWHTRASSVLFMIGVLSLQNRSVFMGDGGDNVLHLMAIYLVLTRCGRVWSLDSRRARRAAERREAGKTAGLAGTAPAGGFDDDLPGLMLWVLLAVAFAATAATGLAQMTWPWAAFFAVLLAAQALWRVSAAPRLAELRTVLDSLASMVHNSAMFVIAVEVCVIYATAGLYKVQGSRWQDGTAVWYPMHLDYFSPWPALSELVGSNWLLVFVASYATVLLQAAFPLALLNRRAKNVLLVLLMGEHLGIAVLMGLPFFSMAMLAVDLVFLPTAWLLAVDRFLPARCRALWDRLGGRRAEAPAGAPKAAPGGPAAATGTGPAAPALPGQRSGAEGPGASGASDGGAGGVGRGAGAEPSIATLDR, encoded by the coding sequence TTGAGCGCCGACAACCGCCCGCTGACCGCCCGCGCCTCCGCCGCCGTGGGGCGCGGCATCGGCCGCTTCATGGGCGAGACCCTCGCGCCGTACCAGTCCGCCGTGGTGCGCATCGGCGTGTCCCTGACCATGACGCTCTTCCTGATCAGGGAGTGGCCGCACCGCAACGAGCTCTACGGCCCCAGCAGCCCCTGGGGCTTCGAGCTGGCCCAGCGCACCATCGCCGGCAACGACGCCTTCACCCTGCTGATCTGGAGCGACAGCCAGCTCTGGTTCGAGCTGGTCTACCACCTGGCGCTGGTCGCCAGCGTGCTGATGCTGCTCGGCTGGCACACCCGGGCCAGCTCGGTGCTGTTCATGATCGGCGTGCTCTCGTTGCAGAACCGCAGCGTCTTCATGGGCGACGGCGGCGACAACGTGCTGCACCTGATGGCCATCTACCTGGTGCTCACCCGCTGTGGACGGGTGTGGTCGCTGGACTCCCGGCGCGCCCGGCGGGCCGCCGAGCGCCGCGAGGCCGGCAAGACGGCCGGGCTGGCCGGGACGGCGCCGGCCGGCGGGTTCGACGACGACCTGCCCGGACTGATGCTCTGGGTGCTCCTCGCCGTGGCCTTCGCGGCCACCGCCGCCACCGGCCTCGCCCAGATGACCTGGCCGTGGGCCGCCTTCTTCGCGGTCCTGCTCGCCGCCCAGGCGCTGTGGCGGGTCAGCGCGGCGCCCCGGCTGGCCGAGCTGCGCACCGTGCTCGACTCGCTGGCGTCGATGGTGCACAACAGCGCGATGTTCGTGATCGCCGTCGAGGTCTGCGTCATCTACGCCACCGCCGGGCTGTACAAGGTCCAGGGCTCGCGCTGGCAGGACGGCACCGCCGTCTGGTACCCGATGCACCTGGACTACTTCTCGCCCTGGCCGGCGCTGTCCGAGCTGGTCGGCAGCAACTGGCTGCTGGTCTTCGTGGCCTCCTACGCCACCGTGCTGCTCCAGGCCGCGTTCCCGCTGGCGCTGCTCAACCGGCGGGCGAAGAACGTGCTGCTGGTGCTGCTGATGGGCGAGCACCTGGGCATCGCCGTGCTGATGGGCCTGCCGTTCTTCTCCATGGCGATGCTCGCGGTCGACCTGGTCTTCCTGCCCACGGCGTGGCTGCTGGCCGTGGACCGGTTCCTGCCGGCGCGCTGCCGGGCGCTGTGGGACCGACTGGGCGGCCGGCGGGCCGAGGCCCCGGCGGGGGCGCCCAAGGCGGCCCCGGGCGGGCCGGCGGCGGCCACCGGCACCGGACCGGCCGCCCCGGCGCTCCCCGGCCAGCGCTCCGGCGCGGAGGGTCCGGGCGCCTCCGGGGCTTCGGACGGCGGTGCCGGCGGCGTGGGCCGGGGAGCCGGCGCGGAGCCGTCGATCGCTACCCTCGATCGGTGA
- a CDS encoding potassium channel family protein, translating into MAIGVLLFTTIIVWLDRDGYNDNAGGSLTFVDALYYSTVTLSTTGYGDITPASEAARLVNIFIVTPARVLFLIILVGTTLEVLTERTREQFRLSRWRSSLREHTVIVGYGTKGRSAVQTLVSRGVPHEEIVVVDPDPRVIEGANSDGLVGVVGDATRSEVLRRAEVQRARQVVVTAHRDDTAVLVTLTARQLNKRATVVVAVREEENVPLLRQSGATTVVTSSSAAGRLLGLSMLSPHVGRVMEDLLSYGQGLDLMERPVVKAEVGKAPRELPDLVVAVLRGHRLLNYDDAELGALQAADRLITVQRAEG; encoded by the coding sequence ATGGCCATAGGGGTGCTGCTGTTCACGACGATAATCGTCTGGCTCGACCGCGACGGCTACAACGACAACGCCGGCGGCTCGCTGACCTTCGTCGACGCTCTCTACTACTCCACGGTCACCCTCTCCACCACCGGCTACGGCGACATCACCCCCGCCTCCGAGGCCGCCCGGCTGGTCAACATCTTCATCGTCACCCCCGCGCGGGTGCTCTTCCTGATCATCCTGGTCGGCACCACCCTGGAGGTGCTGACCGAACGCACCCGGGAGCAGTTCCGACTCTCCCGCTGGAGGTCCTCGTTGCGCGAGCACACCGTCATCGTCGGCTACGGCACCAAGGGCCGCTCGGCCGTGCAGACGCTGGTCAGCCGTGGCGTGCCGCACGAGGAGATCGTGGTGGTGGACCCGGACCCGCGGGTGATCGAGGGGGCGAACTCCGACGGCCTGGTCGGCGTGGTCGGCGACGCCACCCGCAGCGAGGTGCTGCGCCGCGCCGAGGTGCAGCGGGCCCGCCAGGTCGTGGTGACGGCGCACCGCGACGACACCGCCGTGCTGGTCACCCTCACCGCCCGGCAGCTCAACAAGCGGGCCACCGTGGTGGTGGCGGTACGCGAGGAGGAGAACGTGCCGCTGCTGCGGCAGTCCGGCGCCACCACGGTCGTCACCAGCTCCAGCGCGGCCGGCCGGCTGCTCGGCCTGTCGATGCTCTCCCCGCACGTCGGCCGGGTCATGGAGGACCTGCTCTCCTACGGCCAGGGCCTGGACCTGATGGAGCGCCCGGTGGTCAAGGCCGAGGTGGGCAAGGCGCCCCGGGAGCTGCCCGACCTGGTCGTCGCCGTGCTCCGCGGCCACCGCCTGCTCAACTACGACGACGCCGAACTCGGCGCCCTGCAGGCCGCCGACCGCCTCATCACCGTCCAGCGCGCCGAGGGCTAG
- a CDS encoding molybdopterin molybdotransferase MoeA, producing the protein MSPGAAAGDAPAPADSQGPASHGPDSQQPAPQAPDSPAPSHPARRCSFDEARRLAAAVAPLPIRDDLPLTAAVGHVLARPLMALTDLPPFDAAAMDGWAVVGDGPWTVVGQVLAGSPPPEHLGPGQAVGIATGARMPVGATAVLRREHGSTAPGPRPGAGPVLTPTPDAVLAPGRDVRPRGLECRTGDELVPSGTPITPALVGLAAAAGYDALPAHPRPTVQLLVLGDELLTDGLPRGGRVRDALGPMLPPWLERLGARVTGCRVVGDDLPALRAALEEATADVVVTTGGTASGPVDHVHRALELVGGRLVVDEVMVRPGHPMLLARLPGRGPDTQAGGTQAGGTQARGTQGEGIPTPGTPAPTRHLVGLPGNPLAAVAGVVTLLAPLLRALAGSPEPGSFPAEAAADLPGHPHDTRLLPVVLSEWGAAPVEHTGPGMLRGLATADGLAVVPAPGARRGDVVEIMEVPT; encoded by the coding sequence GTGAGTCCGGGAGCCGCGGCCGGGGACGCCCCCGCCCCTGCCGACTCCCAGGGGCCCGCCTCCCACGGGCCGGACTCCCAGCAGCCCGCCCCCCAGGCGCCCGACTCCCCGGCGCCGAGCCATCCGGCCCGCCGGTGCTCCTTCGACGAGGCCCGGCGGCTGGCGGCGGCCGTCGCCCCGCTGCCGATCCGGGACGACCTGCCGCTGACCGCTGCCGTCGGGCACGTGCTGGCCCGCCCGCTGATGGCGCTCACCGACCTGCCGCCGTTCGACGCCGCCGCCATGGACGGCTGGGCGGTGGTCGGTGACGGCCCGTGGACGGTGGTCGGGCAGGTGCTCGCCGGCAGCCCGCCGCCGGAGCACCTCGGCCCCGGCCAGGCCGTGGGCATCGCCACCGGCGCCCGGATGCCCGTCGGCGCGACCGCGGTGCTGCGCCGCGAGCACGGCAGCACCGCCCCCGGCCCGCGGCCGGGCGCCGGGCCGGTGCTCACCCCCACGCCGGACGCCGTGCTCGCCCCGGGCCGGGACGTCCGGCCGCGCGGCCTGGAGTGCCGCACGGGGGACGAGCTGGTCCCCTCCGGCACGCCGATCACGCCCGCGCTGGTCGGCCTGGCCGCCGCCGCCGGGTACGACGCGCTGCCGGCCCATCCCCGCCCCACCGTGCAGTTGCTCGTCCTCGGCGACGAGCTCCTCACCGACGGCCTGCCGCGCGGCGGGCGCGTCCGGGACGCCCTCGGCCCGATGCTGCCGCCCTGGCTGGAGCGGCTCGGCGCGCGGGTGACCGGCTGCCGCGTGGTGGGCGACGACCTGCCGGCGTTGCGCGCCGCGCTGGAGGAGGCGACGGCCGACGTGGTGGTCACCACCGGCGGCACGGCCAGCGGCCCGGTGGACCACGTGCACCGCGCGCTGGAGCTGGTCGGCGGACGACTGGTGGTGGACGAGGTGATGGTGCGCCCGGGCCACCCGATGCTGCTGGCCCGCCTGCCCGGCCGGGGCCCGGACACCCAAGCCGGCGGCACCCAAGCCGGCGGCACCCAAGCCCGCGGGACCCAAGGAGAAGGCATCCCAACCCCCGGCACCCCAGCCCCCACCCGGCACCTGGTCGGCCTGCCGGGCAATCCGCTGGCCGCCGTCGCCGGGGTGGTCACCCTGCTGGCGCCGCTGCTGCGCGCCCTCGCCGGCAGCCCGGAGCCCGGCTCCTTCCCCGCCGAGGCCGCCGCCGACCTGCCCGGCCACCCGCACGACACCCGGCTGCTGCCGGTGGTGCTCTCCGAGTGGGGGGCGGCGCCCGTCGAGCACACCGGCCCTGGCATGCTTCGTGGGCTGGCGACCGCAGACGGGCTCGCCGTGGTCCCGGCGCCCGGCGCGCGCCGGGGAGACGTCGTGGAGATCATGGAGGTGCCGACCTGA
- a CDS encoding NAD-dependent epimerase/dehydratase family protein, which produces MSPSTPAQTPVAPSSSLVTGATGLLGSNIVRALLERGAERVTAVVRDPARARDLLPDDPRLKLVAGDVNDIDGFRDELSDLDAVFHCAAYFREYYQPAADTALLMRTNVDAVEKLLHASAKAGVRVLVHTSSTGALSTTAGTGPLDEDTPNVRPGHENAYQDSKARSEEVIARFLQTEDRLRVPIVNPAWMWGPGDAAPTSAGRLFLAIAGGTMRALPSAGNHAVDARDVADGCLRAAEVGVSGRRYVFGGRFVTMEELATAIDAATGCGVPRVLPARVVLAAAGLMEFRGRITNTTPVATRAGVRTLIEGTKRRVSSARVERELGITFRPFKETITDLADWYREHGFLNGGAGTAAR; this is translated from the coding sequence GTGAGCCCTTCGACGCCCGCCCAAACGCCGGTCGCGCCCAGTAGTTCCCTGGTGACGGGCGCCACCGGGCTGCTGGGCAGCAACATCGTCCGTGCTCTGCTGGAGCGGGGCGCCGAGCGGGTCACCGCCGTCGTCCGCGACCCCGCCCGCGCCCGGGACCTGCTCCCCGACGACCCCCGGCTGAAGCTCGTCGCCGGCGACGTCAACGACATCGACGGCTTCCGCGACGAGCTGAGCGACCTCGACGCCGTCTTCCACTGCGCCGCCTACTTCCGCGAGTACTACCAGCCCGCCGCCGACACGGCACTGCTGATGCGCACCAACGTCGACGCCGTGGAGAAGCTGCTGCACGCCTCGGCCAAGGCCGGCGTGCGGGTGCTGGTACACACCAGCTCCACCGGGGCCCTCTCCACCACCGCCGGCACCGGCCCGCTCGACGAGGACACCCCCAACGTCCGGCCCGGGCACGAGAACGCCTACCAGGACAGCAAGGCGCGCTCGGAGGAGGTCATCGCCCGGTTCCTGCAGACCGAGGACCGGCTGCGCGTCCCGATCGTCAACCCCGCCTGGATGTGGGGCCCCGGCGACGCCGCGCCCACCTCCGCCGGCCGGCTCTTCCTGGCGATCGCCGGCGGCACCATGCGGGCGCTGCCCAGCGCCGGCAACCACGCGGTGGACGCCCGCGACGTCGCCGACGGCTGCCTGCGCGCCGCCGAGGTGGGCGTCTCCGGCCGGCGCTACGTCTTCGGCGGCCGCTTCGTCACCATGGAGGAGCTGGCCACCGCCATCGACGCGGCCACCGGCTGCGGCGTGCCGCGCGTCCTGCCGGCACGGGTGGTGCTGGCCGCGGCGGGACTCATGGAGTTCCGCGGCCGGATCACCAACACCACGCCGGTGGCCACCCGGGCGGGCGTGCGCACCCTGATCGAGGGCACCAAGCGCCGGGTCTCCTCCGCCCGCGTGGAGCGCGAGCTGGGGATCACCTTCCGCCCGTTCAAGGAGACCATCACCGACCTCGCCGACTGGTACCGCGAGCACGGCTTCCTGAACGGGGGCGCGGGAACCGCCGCCCGCTGA
- a CDS encoding DUF5819 family protein — MAPKDDGETGQGPVSPAAQHTEPGPGGPEQREDGDRATDTVNVPAPRAREPWPRTGAEGGGPATGAATGAAPEAEPPTPGSGTTGTPPAPSAEQAAGPAPEAAAPAQPVLTARLSLPSLIVLSVAAAALAVATCAHLFAVFLHVAPSNTASERFQEPVDDWIYPEFEQNWRLFAPNPLQQDVAVHARVRVVDEQGDSEISGWVDLTQRDVDNIRGSLVPSHVDLNILRRAWSFYTGNHDAETEEGTGPRSRTAEDYMRRIAAQRFGETVNGGRVVEIQLRGATTPIPAPPWTSEQIDTTTQYRELPWWPVSEEDYR, encoded by the coding sequence GTGGCACCCAAGGACGACGGGGAGACCGGGCAGGGCCCGGTCTCCCCGGCAGCTCAGCACACCGAGCCGGGCCCCGGCGGCCCGGAGCAGCGGGAGGACGGCGACCGGGCCACCGACACGGTGAACGTCCCGGCGCCCCGTGCGCGGGAGCCCTGGCCCAGGACCGGGGCCGAGGGCGGCGGCCCGGCGACCGGCGCCGCCACCGGCGCGGCACCGGAAGCGGAACCGCCGACGCCCGGATCCGGGACCACCGGCACCCCGCCGGCCCCGTCGGCCGAGCAGGCCGCCGGACCCGCGCCCGAGGCCGCGGCGCCCGCCCAGCCGGTCCTCACCGCCCGGCTGAGCCTGCCCTCGCTCATCGTGCTGTCGGTCGCCGCGGCGGCGCTGGCCGTCGCCACCTGCGCCCACCTGTTCGCCGTCTTCCTCCACGTGGCGCCCAGCAACACCGCCTCCGAGCGGTTCCAGGAGCCGGTGGACGACTGGATATACCCGGAGTTCGAGCAGAACTGGCGGCTGTTCGCGCCCAACCCGCTCCAGCAGGACGTCGCCGTGCACGCCCGGGTCCGCGTCGTCGACGAGCAGGGCGACAGCGAGATCAGCGGATGGGTGGACCTCACCCAGCGGGACGTCGACAACATCCGCGGCAGCCTGGTGCCCAGCCACGTCGACCTGAACATCCTGCGGCGGGCGTGGTCCTTCTACACCGGCAACCACGACGCCGAGACCGAGGAGGGCACCGGCCCCCGCTCGCGGACCGCCGAGGACTACATGCGCCGGATCGCCGCCCAGCGGTTCGGCGAGACCGTCAACGGCGGACGCGTCGTCGAGATCCAGCTGCGCGGCGCCACCACGCCCATCCCCGCGCCGCCGTGGACCTCGGAGCAGATCGACACCACCACCCAGTACCGGGAACTGCCCTGGTGGCCGGTGTCCGAGGAGGACTACCGTTGA
- a CDS encoding SPW repeat protein gives MATQQPGIEQHPDLVGLHAHAQSPAERFGRSPASQALQGLTLLTGIWMAISPWVVGFEGLNRLAISNLVVGIAYTVLALGFAGAFERTHGLGWAAALLGAWMIVSPWLVAGDVSTTRTVVNNVITGALAALLGLATAAMGLMRGRKRSR, from the coding sequence ATGGCAACTCAGCAACCAGGCATCGAACAGCACCCGGACCTGGTGGGGCTTCACGCGCACGCGCAGTCCCCGGCCGAGCGGTTCGGGCGATCGCCCGCTAGCCAGGCCTTGCAGGGCCTCACCCTGCTGACCGGCATCTGGATGGCCATCTCCCCGTGGGTGGTGGGCTTCGAGGGACTCAACCGGCTGGCGATCAGCAACCTGGTCGTCGGGATCGCCTACACCGTCCTCGCGCTGGGCTTCGCCGGCGCCTTCGAGCGCACGCACGGCCTCGGTTGGGCCGCCGCGCTCCTGGGCGCGTGGATGATCGTCTCCCCCTGGCTGGTGGCCGGAGACGTCTCGACGACCCGCACGGTGGTGAACAACGTGATCACCGGGGCGTTGGCGGCCCTGCTCGGCCTCGCCACAGCGGCCATGGGGCTGATGCGCGGCCGCAAGCGGAGCCGCTGA
- a CDS encoding Lrp/AsnC family transcriptional regulator, translated as MDRAPRPLDRIDGVILRLLQDDGRMSVRGVAERAHISRANAYARISRMTEDGIIRGFTALIDHERAGMGTSAYLTLRIVQHSWRTLRRRLSALNCVEHMALVSGDFDVLLLVRTVDNRELRELVLGRIQSMPEVLDTHTLLVFDETDRRPVPPVL; from the coding sequence ATGGACCGGGCGCCCCGGCCGCTGGACCGCATCGACGGGGTCATCCTCCGGCTCCTCCAGGACGACGGACGGATGTCGGTGCGCGGCGTGGCCGAGCGGGCCCACATCTCCCGTGCCAACGCCTACGCCCGGATCTCGCGGATGACCGAGGACGGCATCATCCGCGGCTTCACCGCACTCATCGACCACGAACGCGCCGGCATGGGGACGTCGGCGTACCTGACCCTGCGCATCGTCCAGCACTCCTGGCGCACGCTGCGCCGCCGGCTGTCCGCGCTGAACTGCGTCGAGCACATGGCGCTGGTCAGCGGGGACTTCGACGTGCTGCTCCTGGTCCGCACCGTGGACAACCGGGAGCTGCGGGAGCTGGTGCTGGGCCGCATCCAGTCGATGCCCGAGGTGCTCGACACCCACACCCTGCTCGTGTTCGACGAGACCGACCGCCGGCCGGTGCCGCCGGTGCTGTGA
- a CDS encoding NUDIX hydrolase, whose amino-acid sequence MEQREAIVAVLRREDRVLIIRRGPLATRSGYWAPLSGRLEPGETQAEALVREVHEEVGLRVAPLAKVWESQTDDGRYRLHWWTARIDPGELVLDPGEVSEARWVTVAEYLALEPIFAGDREFFERVLPGI is encoded by the coding sequence GTGGAGCAGCGAGAGGCGATCGTCGCGGTGCTGCGACGAGAGGACCGGGTGCTGATCATCCGGCGGGGTCCGCTGGCCACGCGGTCGGGCTACTGGGCTCCGCTCAGCGGCAGGCTGGAGCCTGGGGAGACGCAGGCGGAGGCCCTGGTGCGCGAGGTCCACGAGGAGGTGGGGCTGCGGGTCGCCCCGCTGGCGAAGGTGTGGGAGTCGCAGACCGACGACGGACGCTACCGCCTGCACTGGTGGACGGCGCGGATCGACCCCGGCGAGCTGGTGCTCGACCCGGGTGAGGTGAGCGAGGCCCGGTGGGTCACGGTCGCGGAGTACCTGGCGCTGGAACCGATCTTCGCCGGCGACCGGGAGTTCTTCGAGCGGGTGCTGCCGGGAATCTGA